The following coding sequences are from one Musa acuminata AAA Group cultivar baxijiao chromosome BXJ1-6, Cavendish_Baxijiao_AAA, whole genome shotgun sequence window:
- the LOC135581489 gene encoding uncharacterized protein LOC135581489 isoform X1 yields MSRGLASNSKYSYNHLNGKGASEAIDVHDITVKKSRLRIFLSYFGAAVFLTATFYLVVLKELCISSIWSILVCFSLAKVLHHKPIKKESVVIMPAFGVQLETHYWSGRVIRRFVPISKILKPVLNECVTPVTCHWSLALILRDEDELMLVFQKLQPPVRMLVPVWKALCAASH; encoded by the exons ATGTCCAGGGGTCTAGCTTCTAATAGCAAATACAGCTATAACCACCTTAATGGGAAAGGTGCATCTGAAGCAATTGATGTACATGATATTACAGTCAAGAAGAGTAGATTACGAATTTTCTTATCATACTTTGGGGCTGCTGTGTTTCTTACAGCTACCTTCTATTTAGTTGTGTTGAAG GAATTGTGTATCAGCTCCATTTGGAGCATTCTTGTGTGTTTTTCCTTGGCCAAAGTTCTGCATCACAAGCCTATCAAGAAAG AATCAGTGGTGATTATGCCAGCATTTGGtgttcaacttgaaactcattacTGGAG CGGAAGGGTCATCCGCCGTTTTGTCCCCATCAGCAAGATACTCAAACCAGTGTTGAATGAATGTGTGACTCCTGTAACTTGTCACTGGAGCTTGGCTTTAATTCTGCGTGACGAGGATGAGCTTATGTTAGTTTTCCAG AAATTGCAACCTCCCGTAAGGATGTTGGTCCCTGTGTGGAAAGCCTTGTGTGCTGCCAGCCACTGA
- the LOC135581489 gene encoding uncharacterized protein LOC135581489 isoform X2, with the protein MIQSSVEASGGLPSERLNPISSPIEQSTAIQELCISSIWSILVCFSLAKVLHHKPIKKESVVIMPAFGVQLETHYWSGRVIRRFVPISKILKPVLNECVTPVTCHWSLALILRDEDELMLVFQKLQPPVRMLVPVWKALCAASH; encoded by the exons ATGATCCAATCTTCAGTGGAAGCTTCGGGTGGTCTTCCTTCAGAACGCCTCAATCCGATCTCCTCGCCAATAGAACAATCTACGGCGATTCAG GAATTGTGTATCAGCTCCATTTGGAGCATTCTTGTGTGTTTTTCCTTGGCCAAAGTTCTGCATCACAAGCCTATCAAGAAAG AATCAGTGGTGATTATGCCAGCATTTGGtgttcaacttgaaactcattacTGGAG CGGAAGGGTCATCCGCCGTTTTGTCCCCATCAGCAAGATACTCAAACCAGTGTTGAATGAATGTGTGACTCCTGTAACTTGTCACTGGAGCTTGGCTTTAATTCTGCGTGACGAGGATGAGCTTATGTTAGTTTTCCAG AAATTGCAACCTCCCGTAAGGATGTTGGTCCCTGTGTGGAAAGCCTTGTGTGCTGCCAGCCACTGA